The following are encoded together in the Juglans microcarpa x Juglans regia isolate MS1-56 chromosome 2D, Jm3101_v1.0, whole genome shotgun sequence genome:
- the LOC121251172 gene encoding chromatin modification-related protein EAF1 B-like, whose amino-acid sequence MHGYTSESGLLVNAEVDSMGGVVDGGVGIGLKTSPRRAAIERAQAALRQEYDVREERRRELEFLEKGGNPLDFKFGNGASVSVQSTSLTDQHPEQIVTSEAKGSFALAPSPHGDSVESSGRPGVPAVCEPNSADNLLLFDGDNELLEGERSSIQPGRMNHILPSEQSFQMDGSQNAKESEDSAFLRPYARRYRSRPSRDGARGRDGKEVMSEMNNTKDQNIPSVSNAKAATSNGDITSKNVSSDNQLDTDRDGVRALETISSILPEVKLDVKTPKSLRDNKHDQSCQVNPQQTAVDMASGVPDLVGERHQAVSAGFEYPPSEITRRVENDTRSGQLNEFSSIKLDRRSILDEGQNSNAALGTEGLDSECFGTQTSLGVGVNNDNDMCTTRNATSNGNAMEQTSNFEETINLAGGEVVKQMKEPYGVDKKNDTKAVDKRNETKAVDGGLIINAPHDSVYENHPGNGTTVKVEEDMHTGRCELQKEVKCTSNTEGVQQNEHIESEIEGKLDVLLVDNSKHNKENINAGGLGECMDISNREHPGMDSSAAHELQNCSGNPSQLSDMAHEDSILEEARIIEAKHKRIAELSARILHLENQRKCQWDFVLEEMAWLANDFAQERLWKISAAAQICHQVTSTSRSRLKKQNQCWELRRVAHTLAKAVLQFWCSAEVVSNSDDSVGQNNLKCSLVGSRRVDGNEVFKDKIEESYTETSKELGTRYPGQNATTAIVGYAMRFLKCNNPLGAFLQAQAPTTPDRASDLGIVESSWEEHLAEENLSYSVPSGAMETYRKSIVSHLLEFEKTGSAMQEEVETSAYGAVAEYGYEGNAYDEYEGETSPFSLPGSKSSKFSQKKRKNTMKSYNSSSYEVGAELPYGHFTTGTQQSVLIGTRPASLNVGPIPTKRMRTATRHRVLSPFGAGATGTIQAQLKTDASSGDTNSCQDDQSTLHGGSQIQKSAEVESVGDFEKQLPYDSAETSSMRPKKKKKAKHLASTYDPGWQLDSAVLNEQRDHSKKRLDNHHFECNGTSGLYAQPNAKKPKIVKQSLDNNFDNITPMGGSITSPVASQMSNMSNPNKFIKLIGGRDRGRKVKALKMSAGQSGSGSPWSLFEKQALLVLVHDMGPNWELVSDVINSTLQFKCIFRKPKECKERHKLLMDRNAGDGADSAEDSGSSQSYPSTLPCIPKGSARQLFQHLQGPMEEDVIKAHFEKIIIIGQKQYYRRSQSDNQDLKQIGPVHNSHAVAVSQVCPNNLNGGALTPLDLCDATTSNQDVHHPLGFQGSHANGLGISSQGAVASMLPTSGVNSTLQGSSSVVLGSNVPSPSGPLNASVRDGRYNAPRTSSLLVDEQQRMQQYNQMLSGRNIQQSSMSVSGPGGLSGTDRGVRMLPGGNAVGMVCGMNRNVPMSRPGFQGMPSSSMLNSGTMLSSSMVGMPSSVSMHSGAGSGQVNSMLRPREPLHMMRPGHNPEHQRQMIVPELQMQATQGNSQVIPHFNGLTSAFSNQTTSPPVQPYGGHSQQHHQMSPQQSRALSGPHHPHIQGPNPATGSQNQAFAIRLPKDKHLQQRYLQQQQQQQQFAASNALMPHVQPLPQPPTSSSIQNNSQIQSQTSSQAVSMSPVTPSSPMAPLSSQHQQKHHLPQHGISRNPGVSGLTGQMGKQRRQPQQQPFQQSGRHHPNQRQQAQSQQHAKLLKGIGRGNMLVHQNLPIDHCHINGLSVPPGSQAPEKGEQIMHAMQGQGLYSGSGINPVQPSKPVVPSQSSNHSQLQQKLIGPAPTTSKSLQQIPPNADSSSQGQSPPVPPSHALSSSHQTVPSSVASNHQQLQLQPQPQPHIKQFNQTQSSAQRLLQQNRQVNSELKNKSQTDLAQADQQSVNNASPVISSTAMPQACNDSADVIPVISSSVSPQWKVSELVYDSNVPNMGNTPISNSSGSEPLPPISQGLGPRQLSSSFPSHGNNVGVQWQPQLPLQQSLTSPPPSQQQYQHQERQQQEQQSPQNLQPQQQSQPQIQLLQAGQGSLYVRPTSSTLE is encoded by the exons GAAGGTATAGGTCCAGACCGAGCCGTGATGGTGCTCGTGGTAGGGATGGAAAGGAGGTGATGTCTGAAATGAACAACACAAAAGACCAGAATATACCTTCTGTTTCTAATGCAAAGGCTGCTACTTCAAATGGTGACATCACTTCAAAAAATGTTTCTTCTGATAATCAGTTGGATACGGACAGGGATGGTGTGCGGGCTCTAGAGACTATTAGCAGTATCCTGCCAGAAGTTAAGTTGGATGTTAAGACTCCCAAGAGCTTGAGGGATAATAAACACGATCAATCTTGTCAAGTCAATCCGCAGCAAACTGCTGTTGATATGGCTTCTGGGGTACCTGATCTTGTTGGAGAAAGGCATCAGGCAGTTTCAGCTGGTTTTGAATATCCACCTAGTGAAATTACAAGAAGAGTTGAGAATGACACTAGATCTGGTCAGTTGAATGAGTTTAGCAGCATCAAATTAGATAGAAGAAGCATACTGGATGAAGGTCAAAATAGCAATGCAGCATTAGGCACAGAGGGTTTAGATTCTGAGTGCTTTGGTACCCAAACTAGCCTAGGCGTAGGTGTAAATAACGACAATGACATGTGTACTACAAGGAATGCCACGTCTAATGGGAATGCTATGGAGcaaacttcaaattttgaagagaCAATAAATTTAGCTGGTGGTGAAGTGGTAAAACAAATGAAAGAGCCCTATGGTGTTGATAAAAAGAATGACACCAAGGCTGTTGACAAAAGGAACGAAACCAAGGCCGTTGATGGGGGTCTTATTATTAATGCCCCTCATGATTCCGTTTATGAAAACCACCCTGGCAATGGTACTACAGTCAAAGTTGAGGAAGATATGCACACAGGTAGATGTGAATTGCAAAAAGAGGTGAAATGTACTTCTAACACTGAGGGAGTGCAacaaaatgaacatattgaaTCAGAGATTGAGGGAAAACTGGATGTCTTGTTGGTTGATAATTCCAAACACAATAAGGAAAACATTAATGCTGGCGGACTTGGAGAATGTATGGATATCTCGAACCGTGAGCATCCAGGGATGGACTCTTCTGCTGCCCATGAACTTCAAAATTGTTCTGGTAACCCTTCACAATTGTCAGATATGGCTCATGAAGATTCTATTCTGGAAGAGGCACGAATTATAGAG GCGAAGCACAAGAGAATAGCAGAATTATCTGCTCGTATTTTACATTTGGAGAATCAGAGAAAATGTCAATGGGATTTTGTTCTTGAGGAAATGGCATGGTTGGCAAATGATTTTGCGCAG GAGCGTCTTTGGAAGATAAGTGCTGCTGCTCAAATATGTCATCAGGTCACTTCTACTTCTCGGTCGAGATTGAAAAAGCAAAACCAATGTTGGGAGCTAAGAAGAGTAGCTCACACATTAGCGAAGGCTGTCTTGCAGTTTTGGTGTTCAGCAGAGGTGGTTTCAAATAGTGATGATAGTGTTGGTCAAAACAACTTGAAGTGTAGTTTGGTTGGATCAAGGAGGGTGGATGGAAATGAAGTTTTTAAGGACAAGATTGAAGAATCCTACACG GAGACAAGCAAAGAATTAGGGACACGGTATCCCGGACAAAATGCTACAACTGCCATAGTGGGATATGcaatgagatttttgaaatgTAACAACCCTCTTGGTGCTTTTCTTCAAGCGCAGGCACCAACAACTCCTGACAGGGCATCTGATTTAGGAATTGTGGAGTCATCGTGGGAGGAGCATCTTGCTGAA GAAAACCTTTCCTATTCAGTTCCGTCTGGTGCAATGGAGACCTACAGAAAGTCTATTGTATCTCATCTGCTAGAGTTTGAG AAAACTGGGAGTGCCATGCAAGAAGAAGTTGAAACATCAGCTTATGGTGCTGTGGCAG AGTATGGATATGAAGGGAATGCATATGATGAGTATGAAGGAGAAACAAGCCCGTTTTCTTTGCCCGGTAGCAAGTCATCAAAATTTTCCCAGAAGAAACGGAAAAACACGATGAAATCATACAATTCAAGTTCATATGAAGTGGGAGCTGAGTTGCCCTATGGACACTTCACAACTGGAACTCAGCAGTCAGTGTTGATTGGGACAAGGCCTGCTAGTCTTAATGTTGGTCCAATCCCCACCAAACGTATGCGCACTGCTACTAGGCATAGGGTTTTGAGTCCTTTCGGTGCTGGAGCAACTGGGACCATTCAGGCTCAACTTAAGACAGATGCTTCAAGTGGAGATACTAATTCCTGTCAGGATGACCAAAGTACTTTGCATGGGGGATCCCAGATACAGAAAAGTGCTGAGGTTGAGTCGGTTGGGGACTTCGAAAAGCAGTTGCCATATGACTCTGCAGAAACATCATCAATGAGGcctaaaaagaagaagaaggcaaaGCATCTG GCATCCACATATGACCCGGGATGGCAGCTGGATTCTGCCGTTCTTAATGAACAG AGGGATCATTCCAAGAAGAGATTGGACAATCACCACTTTGAATGTAATGGAACAAGTG GTTTGTATGCGCAGCCTAATGCCAAGAAACCAAAGATTGTGAAGCAATCACTAGATAATAATTTTGACAACATTACTCCTATGGGTGGGTCCATTACTTCCCCTGTGGCATCCCAGATGAGTAATATGTCCAACccaaataaattcattaaattgaTAGGTGGTCGGGATAGGGGCCGGAAAGTTAAAGCATTGAAG ATGTCTGCTGGGCAGTCTGGTTCTGGAAGTCCCTGGTCGCTATTTGAAAAGCAG gctcttcttgttcttgtacATGATATGGGTCCTAACTGGGAGCTTGTAAGTGATGTTATCAACAGTACTCTTCAGTTTAAG TGTATCTTTCGGAAGCCTAAAGAGTGTAAGGAGCGGCACAAACTTTTAATGGACAGGAATGCTGGGGATGGAGCTGATAGTGCTGAAGATTCAGGGTCTTCTCAGTCTTATCCATCTACCTTACCATGCATTCCAAAG GGTAGTGCCAGGCAATTGTTTCAACACTTGCAGGGGCCAATGGAAGAGGATGTGATCAAGGCACATTTTGAGAAAATCATTATAATTGGGCAGAAGCAGTACTATCGGAGGAGTCAG AGTGATAACCAAGATCTGAAACAAATTGGACCTGTTCACAATTCCCATGCTGTGGCTGTTAGCCAAGTTTGCCCAAATAACCTGAACGGAGGTGCTCTAAC GCCACTTGATCTCTGTGATGCAACCACATCAAACCAAGATGTTCATCATCCACTTGGTTTTCAAGGTTCTCATGCAAATGGTTTAGGAATATCAAGTCAGGGTGCTGTTGCATCGATGCTTCCTACTTCTGGGGTGAATTCCACCCTACAAGGATCTTCCAGTGTGGTTCTTGGTAGTAACGTGCCATCACCATCTGGTCCATTGAATGCCTCTGTCAG GGATGGCAGATACAATGCTCCAAGAACATCATCTTTACTGGTTGATGAGCAGCAAAGAATGCAGCAATACAACCAAATGTTATCTGGTAGAAATATTCAGCAGTCTAGCATGTCAGTTTCAGGGCCAGGGGGTCTTTCAGGAACTGATCGCGGTGTGCGTATGCTACCTGGTGGAAATGCTGTGGGCATGGTGTGTGGAATGAATAGAAACGTGCCAATGTCAAGACCTGGGTTTCAGGGAATGCCCTCATCATCTATGTTGAATTCTGGGACAATGCTTTCTTCCAGTATGGTGGGGATGCCAAGCTCTGTAAGCATGCACTCTGGAGCTGGTTCTGGTCAAGTGAACTCTATGTTAAGGCCTCGTGAGCCTCTTCATATGATGCGG CCTGGCCATAACCCGGAGCATCAAAGGCAAATGATTGTTCCTGAGCTTCAGATGCAGGCCACACAAGGGAACAGCCAAGTTATCCCCCATTTCAATGGGTTGACTTCTGCTTTCTCTAATCAGACTACTTCACCTCCTGTTCAGCCATATGGAGGCCACTCTCAGCAGCATCATCAGATGTCTCCCCAGCAGTCTCGTGCTCTCAGTGGCCCTCATCACCCTCATATTCAGGGCCCCAATCCTGCTACAGGTTCCCAGAATCAAGCTTTTGCAATCCGCCTTCCTAAAGACAAGCATCTACAGCAGCGGTatttgcagcagcagcagcaacagcaacagTTTGCTGCATCCAACGCTTTAATGCCGCATGTCCAGCCACTGCCACAACCTCCCACATCAtcttctatacaaaataattcCCAGATTCAGTCCCAAACTTCATCTCAGGCAGTATCTATGTCACCAGTGACACCATCTTCCCCAATGGCTCCTTTATCATCTCAGCACCAACAGAAACATCACCTGCCACAACATGGGATCAGCCGGAATCCTGGTGTCAGTGGGTTGACTGGTCAGATGGGGAAGCAACGGCGACAACCACAACAGCAGCCATTTCAACAATCTGGCAGGCACCACCCTAATCAACGGCAACAAGCACAGTCTCAACAACATGCTAAACTTTTAAAGGGAATAGGAAGAGGTAACATGTTGGTGCATCAGAACCTCCCCATCGATCATTGTCATATTAATGGCCTTTCTGTGCCTCCAGGAAGCCAAGCTCCTGAGAAAGGAGAgcagatcatgcatgcaatgcaAGGCCAAGGCTTATATTCTGGCTCTGGTATAAACCCAGTCCAACCATCTAAACCAGTAGTTCCTTCTCAATCTTCAAACCACTCCCAGCTGCAGCAAAAGCTAATTGGCCCTGCACCCACTACGTCGAAGTCGCTGCAGCAGATACCTCCCAATGCTGATAGTAGCAGTCAAGGCCAGTCTCCACCAGTTCCTCCGAGTCATGCATTATCATCTTCGCATCAAACGGTTCCATCTTCGGTTGCTTCCAACCATCAGCAGCTACAGCTACAACCACAGCCACAGCCACACATAAAGCagtttaatcaaactcaatcaaGTGCTCAGAGATTGCTCCAACAGAATCGTCAAGTGAATTCTGAGTTAAAGAACAAGTCTCAAACTGATCTAGCTCAAGCTGACCAGCAGTCTGTGAATAATGCTTCTCCAGTGATTTCTAGCACTGCAATGCCACAGGCCTGTAATGATTCAGCTGATGTGATACCTGTTATTTCTTCTTCCGTTTCTCCTCAGTGGAAGGTGTCAGAATTAGTATATGATTCTAATGTGCCTAATATGGGGAATACACCTATTTCAAATTCCTCTGGGAGTGAGCCATTACCACCCATCAGTCAAGGGTTGGGTCCAAGGCAGTTATCCAGTAGCTTTCCCTCGCATGGTAATAATGTTGGAGTACAGTGGCAGCCTCAGCTTCCACTGCAACAGTCTCTAACGTCCCCACCCCCATCCCAACAACAGTATCAGCATCAAGAACGACAGCAGCAAGAACAGCAATCACCTCAGAATCTTCAGCCACAACAACAGTCTCAACCGCAAATACAGCTTCTGCAAGCAGGGCAAGGAAGTTTGTACGTGAGGCCCACAAGTTCTACTCTGGAATGA
- the LOC121250070 gene encoding LOW QUALITY PROTEIN: phosphatidylinositol/phosphatidylcholine transfer protein SFH9 (The sequence of the model RefSeq protein was modified relative to this genomic sequence to represent the inferred CDS: inserted 1 base in 1 codon), producing MPEELASIREDWMDRSGCEAETASEDERRRVRGRSLKKRAMSASTRLSHTLRKRGIRVADCRYASFSIYDVRDAREEAAVNTFRDALLAKDLLPPRHDDYHTLLRFLKARKFDMDKTFHMWAEMLNWRKDNEVDSLLLDFVYHEYEEVQRWYPHGYHGVDRXGRPVYIERLGKLEPSKLMNVTTVDRFLKYHIQGFEKVFSQKFPACSIAAKRHIDSTTTILDVHGLNWVNFGKVAHDLVMRMQKIDGDNYPETLHQMFIVNAGSGFKLLWNTAKGFLDPRTTSKIHVLGNKFQNKLLEVIDSSQLPDFLGGSCSCPNEGGCLRSDKGPWNDPKIMKLVQAGEAMFLTRTKSFSDFDDSEVKLSASKVACSEISFAGSESDVPSSASGFRQSMPLCHKMNVLGEKMSDPASSNSLVEPVGSTIRLKNTSSTSDATNSSTQRRLLKKSISYLTNLLHIILKILACVYLLLPGLWRFFAVQHAEKQLGKHKKPKLADSRPPEQLVSQSIKEDPLWKRLQHLETLVNELVDKPTKIPPEKEDMLQESLSRIKSIEYDLQKTKKALLATASKQVELADSLESLKDDSLTGKSSCWPRNCKSYTPGR from the exons ATGCCAG AAGAACTTGCTTCAATTCGAGAAGACTGGATGGACAGGAGTGGTTGTGAGGCCGAGACGGCGTCTGAGGATGAGAGGCGAAGGGTTCGGGGCAGATCTCTGAAGAAAAGGGCAATGAGTGCTTCCACGAGGCTCTCGCACACTCTCAGGAAGCGCGGCATCCGGGTCGCCGATTGCAGATACGCATCGTTCTCGATCTACGATGTCCGGGACGCCAGGGAAGAAGCAGCTGTCAACACGTTCCGCGATGCATTGCTTGCGAAAGATCTGCTCCCGCCTCGCCACGATGATTACCATACTTTGCTAAG GTTTCTAAAGGCAAGGAAATTCGACATGGATAAAACTTTCCACATGTGGGCCGAAATGCTTAACTGGAGGAAAGATAATGAAGTAGATTCTTTGTTACTG GATTTTGTATATCATGAGTATGAAGAAGTTCAACGTTGGTATCCACATGGTTACCATGGGGTGGACA GGGGACGGCCTGTTTATATTGAAAGACTTGGCAAACTTGAACCTAGCAAGCTGATGAATGTCACCACGGTGGACCggtttttaaaatatcatattcaGGGGTTCGAGAAGGTCTTCAGTCAGAAGTTCCCGGCATGTTCCATTGCTGCCAAGAGACACATAGATTCCACAACAACAATACTGGATGTGCATGGGCTG AACTGGGTAAACTTCGGCAAAGTTGCCCACGATCTTGTTATGCGCATGCAGAAAATTGATGGAGATAACTATCCTGAG ACATTACATCAGATGTTCATTGTTAACGCTGGTAGTGGGTTCAAATTACTATGGAATACAGCAAAAGGTTTTCTAGACCCGAGGACTACCTCAAAGATACAT GTTTTAGGcaacaaattccaaaataagTTGTTGGAGGTAATAGACTCAAG CCAACTACCAGATTTTTTGGGTGGAAGTTGCTCATGTCCGAACGAAGGCGGGTGTCTTAGATCAGACAAGGGGCCTTGGAATGATccaaaaataatgaaa CTAGTTCAAGCTGGAGAAGCAATGTTTCTGACAAGGACTAAGAGTTTCTCTGACTTTGATGATTCAGAAGTCAAGTTATCAGCCTCTAAG GTTGCCTGTAGTGAAATATCTTTTGCTGGGTCAGAATCTGATGTGCCTTCAAGTGCTTCTGGCTTCAGGCAATCGATGCCACTTTGCCACAAAATGAATGTACTGGGA GAAAAGATGAGTGACCCTGCATCTAGCAACAGCCTGGTTGAACCAGTTGGTAGTACGATAAGGCTCAAAAATACTAGTTCAACAA GTGATGCAACCAACAGCAGTACCCAAAGAAGACTGTTAAAGAAGTCCATTTCCTATTTAACAAATTTGCTCCACATCATACTCAAAATATTAGCATGTGTATATCTACTACTACCTGGGTTGTGGAGATTTTTTGCAGTTCAGCATGCAGAAAAACAGTtaggaaaacataaaaaacccAAGCTTGCTGATTCAAGACCTCCGGAGCAGCTCGTTTCACAGTCAATCAAAGAGGACCCACTCTGGAAAAGGCTGCAACATCTAGAAACATTGGTAAATGAGCTTGTTGACAAACCTACAAAAATTCCTCCTGAGAAGGAGGATATGCTTCAGGAATCTCTAAGTCGAATTAAATCCATTGAATATGATTTACAGAAGACAAAGAAA GCACTGCTTGCAACTGCATCAAAGCAAGTGGAGCTTGCCGACTCATTGGAAAGTTTAAAGGACGACAGCTTAACT GGGAAAAGCTCTTGTTGGCCGAGAAATTGTAAATCTTACACCCCAGGAAGATGA